A region of Paenibacillus thiaminolyticus DNA encodes the following proteins:
- a CDS encoding GNAT family N-acetyltransferase: protein MGTKARRGCNPEGGRIVQVRQHHDLWIWQLETDAGLMRMTMHNLHEHVELHGANRILLTDMNGRRAEIRDLQALDGASKKWLKEVLQMIQYARCTETVMELTYEAFRIGFSDYIVPMEMKQEDFIKRFFGPEGNQPEHSFIALDDDKPVGVILGGVKLYEGRQTMRCGTLAVHPDYRGCGISKELFARHKEEAIACGCTQLFLEVIVGNDRAIHFYRKLGYRKIYDLSYYQLKALSGLAAAHVEGLEVRSLSHEQFEQEIQDWLHFHINWQNDADYIRLSENNSFVGAFLDEKLVGGICVNQSGKISFLYVDPAYRSRGIASAMLGEGSRMLNLTGLSIGFPNNHGLEGFLLGKGFEKNKFEQYEMYLFL, encoded by the coding sequence ATCGGCACGAAGGCTCGAAGAGGATGTAATCCGGAAGGAGGCCGGATTGTACAGGTTCGCCAGCATCATGATTTGTGGATATGGCAGCTGGAGACGGATGCCGGCCTGATGCGGATGACGATGCACAATCTGCATGAACATGTAGAGCTTCACGGGGCGAACCGTATTCTCTTGACGGATATGAACGGGAGACGCGCAGAGATTCGCGATCTTCAGGCGCTGGATGGCGCCAGCAAAAAATGGCTAAAGGAAGTGTTGCAGATGATTCAATATGCTCGCTGCACGGAAACGGTAATGGAGTTAACTTATGAAGCGTTCCGCATCGGATTTTCCGACTACATTGTACCGATGGAGATGAAGCAGGAAGACTTCATCAAGCGATTCTTCGGCCCGGAAGGGAATCAGCCGGAGCATTCCTTCATCGCACTGGACGACGACAAGCCGGTCGGGGTGATTCTCGGAGGAGTCAAGCTGTACGAAGGACGCCAGACGATGCGGTGCGGGACATTGGCCGTTCATCCTGATTACCGCGGCTGCGGCATCAGCAAGGAACTGTTCGCCCGGCATAAGGAGGAGGCGATCGCTTGCGGCTGCACCCAGCTATTCCTGGAAGTGATTGTCGGGAACGATCGTGCGATCCATTTTTACCGCAAGCTCGGTTACCGTAAAATATATGATCTGTCGTATTATCAGCTGAAGGCTCTGTCGGGATTGGCGGCGGCACATGTGGAGGGGCTGGAAGTAAGGAGCCTGTCGCATGAACAGTTTGAACAAGAGATTCAGGATTGGCTTCACTTTCATATCAATTGGCAGAACGATGCCGACTATATTCGGCTGTCGGAAAACAACTCCTTCGTCGGGGCCTTTCTGGACGAGAAGCTGGTAGGCGGAATCTGCGTGAACCAGAGCGGGAAAATCAGCTTCTTATACGTCGATCCGGCCTATCGCAGCCGAGGCATCGCGTCGGCGATGCTGGGGGAAGGAAGCCGGATGCTCAACCTGACCGGCTTATCAATCGGCTTTCCGAACAACCACGGGCTGGAAGGCTTCCTGCTAGGCAAAGGCTTCGAGAAGAACAAGTTTGAGCAATATGAAATGTATTTATTTCTGTAG
- a CDS encoding alkaline phosphatase family protein: MRTKMSRLLLLLCVLVIVPGCHKPEQKPKEDRIQLQSMEGTGSKKVIYLLIDSLMSQAIDRGIERNELPAFQFLTKHGQYYKNMVSSFPTMSVSIDSSLLTGTYPDGHRIPGLTWYSASEKTVVNYGTGPMEVMKHGVNPVLTDALLNLNGSHLNPRVPTIYEDLARRGQTAGSINGLIYRGTKKHTLTIPAWIQRPASLPREMEVTGPDLLALGALLNPFEDVANLRDGITGRMGFNNTYSVEAAKYLIRTNQLPDFLFVYLPDLDQKMHKHGPGERKGVKEADRHLRSLLEEFGSMEDALRQAVFVIAGDSGMTAILPARDNPIIELPSLLGDYRVLRPGEQVSDKTDLILAVNETMAYIYTNGKDKPLRTIAESLSSDSRIDLIAWKEHGWVHAVPGNMRQEIRYRPDGPFIDTYGQAWAIEGDAKVMDLTIDSAGKTIRYGHYPDGLRRLSAALHSHEGEFLVVTAKPGYELADRSSPTHKGGGGHGALRSEESLVPLLICGTDRKPEHLRIIDLKPFLLELLSR; the protein is encoded by the coding sequence ATGCGGACCAAGATGAGCCGGCTGCTTCTATTGCTCTGCGTCCTGGTTATTGTTCCCGGATGCCACAAGCCAGAACAGAAACCGAAGGAAGACCGGATACAACTGCAGTCCATGGAAGGAACCGGTTCCAAAAAGGTGATCTATTTGTTGATCGATTCCTTAATGTCGCAGGCTATCGATCGGGGCATCGAACGAAATGAGCTGCCAGCTTTCCAATTTCTTACCAAGCACGGGCAATACTATAAGAACATGGTCTCTTCCTTTCCGACGATGTCCGTGTCGATTGATAGCTCTCTGCTGACGGGAACGTATCCTGACGGACATCGAATCCCGGGGCTGACCTGGTATTCCGCGTCCGAGAAGACTGTCGTTAATTATGGGACGGGGCCGATGGAGGTGATGAAGCACGGCGTCAACCCGGTATTGACGGATGCCTTGCTGAACTTGAACGGCTCGCATCTGAATCCGCGAGTCCCGACCATCTATGAGGACTTGGCACGCCGAGGACAGACCGCCGGCTCGATTAACGGGCTGATCTACCGGGGAACGAAGAAGCACACCTTAACGATCCCGGCTTGGATTCAGAGGCCTGCCTCCTTGCCGCGGGAGATGGAGGTGACAGGACCTGATCTGTTGGCCCTTGGCGCCCTATTGAATCCGTTCGAAGATGTGGCCAATCTCCGCGATGGCATTACCGGGCGTATGGGATTCAATAATACGTATTCGGTCGAGGCTGCGAAATATTTGATACGCACCAATCAACTGCCGGATTTCTTGTTTGTTTATCTGCCGGATCTGGATCAGAAAATGCACAAGCATGGACCCGGAGAACGGAAGGGCGTCAAAGAAGCGGATCGCCATCTCCGCTCCTTGCTGGAGGAATTCGGCTCGATGGAAGACGCTTTGCGGCAAGCGGTCTTTGTCATTGCAGGGGATAGCGGCATGACGGCAATTTTGCCTGCCAGGGACAATCCGATCATCGAGCTGCCTTCTCTTCTTGGCGATTATCGCGTGCTGCGGCCGGGCGAACAGGTGTCCGATAAGACCGACTTGATTCTCGCGGTCAATGAGACGATGGCCTATATTTACACGAACGGCAAGGACAAGCCGCTGCGAACAATAGCCGAATCGTTGTCTTCTGATTCGCGCATCGACCTGATCGCGTGGAAGGAACACGGCTGGGTGCATGCGGTTCCCGGGAACATGCGGCAGGAGATCCGGTACCGTCCAGACGGGCCGTTTATCGATACGTATGGGCAGGCGTGGGCAATCGAAGGGGACGCCAAGGTGATGGACCTTACAATTGACTCCGCGGGGAAGACGATTCGCTACGGCCATTATCCTGACGGACTGCGGCGATTATCGGCGGCGCTGCACTCCCATGAGGGAGAGTTCCTCGTCGTAACCGCAAAGCCGGGCTATGAGCTGGCGGACAGAAGCTCCCCGACGCATAAAGGCGGCGGGGGGCATGGAGCGCTGCGAAGCGAGGAGTCGCTCGTACCGCTGCTTATTTGCGGAACCGATCGGAAGCCGGAACATTTGCGCATCATAGACCTCAAGCCATTTTTGCTCGAATTGCTCTCGCGTTAG
- a CDS encoding serine hydrolase, whose amino-acid sequence MKQEKTAARILALALAAVMAFGPSAAAKGSDHIGTEAQAARFSPGDLKRVEAFADEFFASGSFRSSGAPGAVVAIVKDNQVLLNKGYGMANAETRIPMTADTVVRIASISKSVTATAVMQLADQGRIGLDDNIEAYLGEGLKLSNPFKEPVTIKHLLTHTTGFDYTDMDMKDIHTDFGQSTSMEQYLRERMPSVVRKPGDMFKYDNFANLLQGYIVEQVSGMPFEQYMENHIFKPLGMTHSGFVMDADTRSSMAAGYDSSGAAIAPYAYTPTIAPHGSMHSTSSDMTRFMMAHLNSGELDGHRILSGSAAEEMHRFHYAIHPKKPNMTYGFEAALHPLHNGRHVIEKAGDTDGFSSWMWLLPEEKVGIFIAYNTKNSHLRVEFMQAFMNRFFPEESAKPVFLKPSRTELERFAGLYRDARKGMNLTRIAASDDGKLLVEDTVGGKVELRQIAPLLFIDDYGLTMAFKEKEDGAIGYMMYLNPYSMAIKAPDQPPGTGTGVPAAQPYRDAIEQLQKLGVLEGQEVYPLRAEEAVTRGEFARLLIGMLDLPLSRSAAAFTDTADSPYLRHINTLAERGLIKGTAGGAFEPDRMISRQEAAAILWRTLIQAAPAKPSEAALAGAADSWALEAVQSIAARQLFGPDTAPGADGRIDVRATEPLLRQEAAFMLYHAFQGLYREGGLF is encoded by the coding sequence ATGAAACAAGAAAAGACAGCCGCCCGCATTCTAGCGCTGGCGCTTGCCGCCGTCATGGCTTTCGGTCCGTCCGCTGCGGCAAAGGGGTCTGATCACATCGGAACGGAGGCGCAAGCGGCGCGATTCAGTCCAGGCGATCTGAAGCGCGTAGAGGCATTTGCAGATGAGTTTTTTGCAAGCGGTTCTTTCCGCTCGTCCGGCGCTCCCGGCGCAGTGGTTGCCATTGTGAAGGACAATCAGGTTCTGCTCAATAAAGGGTATGGCATGGCGAACGCGGAGACACGGATACCGATGACGGCGGATACGGTCGTCCGGATTGCCTCTATCAGCAAATCGGTTACAGCCACAGCGGTCATGCAGCTTGCCGATCAGGGCCGGATCGGGCTGGATGACAACATCGAAGCATACTTGGGCGAAGGGTTGAAGCTGAGTAACCCATTCAAGGAACCGGTCACGATCAAGCATTTGCTGACCCATACGACCGGCTTCGACTATACAGATATGGATATGAAGGATATCCATACCGATTTCGGCCAATCCACATCGATGGAGCAATATCTTCGGGAGCGTATGCCGTCCGTCGTGCGGAAGCCGGGAGATATGTTCAAATACGATAACTTTGCCAATCTGCTGCAAGGCTATATTGTCGAACAAGTCTCGGGGATGCCGTTCGAGCAATATATGGAGAACCATATCTTCAAGCCATTGGGCATGACGCATTCCGGCTTCGTCATGGATGCGGACACCCGCTCCTCCATGGCCGCCGGCTATGACTCTTCCGGGGCGGCAATTGCTCCGTACGCCTATACGCCGACCATCGCACCGCACGGAAGCATGCATTCGACCTCAAGTGACATGACCAGGTTCATGATGGCCCATCTGAACAGCGGCGAACTCGATGGCCATCGTATTCTATCTGGGTCAGCGGCGGAAGAGATGCACCGCTTCCACTATGCCATCCATCCGAAGAAGCCTAATATGACATACGGCTTCGAAGCGGCTTTGCATCCGCTGCATAACGGCCGGCACGTAATCGAGAAAGCGGGAGATACGGACGGATTCTCTTCGTGGATGTGGTTGCTGCCGGAAGAGAAAGTCGGCATCTTCATCGCCTATAATACGAAAAACTCTCATTTACGGGTGGAGTTCATGCAGGCATTTATGAATCGCTTCTTCCCGGAAGAGTCTGCCAAGCCGGTATTTCTCAAGCCGAGCCGGACGGAGCTGGAGCGGTTCGCCGGCCTCTATCGCGACGCGCGCAAAGGAATGAACTTGACCCGCATTGCCGCATCCGATGATGGCAAGCTGCTCGTCGAGGACACCGTCGGCGGCAAAGTTGAATTGCGGCAGATCGCCCCCCTGCTCTTCATCGATGACTATGGGCTAACTATGGCATTCAAGGAGAAGGAAGACGGAGCCATCGGATACATGATGTATCTGAATCCGTACAGCATGGCGATCAAGGCCCCGGATCAGCCCCCTGGCACCGGAACCGGCGTCCCGGCCGCTCAGCCGTACCGGGATGCGATAGAACAACTGCAGAAGTTGGGCGTGCTGGAGGGGCAAGAGGTTTATCCGCTTCGTGCCGAGGAAGCCGTAACCCGGGGTGAATTCGCCCGCCTGCTGATCGGCATGCTCGATCTGCCGCTGTCCAGGAGCGCGGCCGCATTCACGGATACCGCAGACAGCCCGTACCTGCGGCATATCAATACATTGGCCGAGCGCGGACTCATCAAGGGCACGGCTGGCGGCGCCTTCGAGCCGGATCGCATGATCAGCCGTCAGGAAGCGGCAGCCATCCTATGGCGGACGCTCATCCAGGCCGCTCCAGCGAAGCCTTCCGAAGCGGCACTTGCCGGGGCTGCCGATTCCTGGGCGCTGGAAGCGGTGCAGAGCATCGCGGCCCGCCAACTGTTCGGCCCGGATACCGCGCCGGGCGCAGACGGCCGCATCGATGTCCGGGCCACGGAGCCGCTGCTGCGCCAGGAAGCGGCATTTATGCTGTACCACGCCTTCCAGGGGTTATATCGCGAAGGCGGGTTGTTCTAG